A single region of the Oncorhynchus kisutch isolate 150728-3 linkage group LG30, Okis_V2, whole genome shotgun sequence genome encodes:
- the LOC116358597 gene encoding proline-rich protein 36-like produces MPACPPSFLPPTLLPAHPPACLPNLLPAHPPACLPNLLPAHPPACLPTLLPAHSLACLPAHSLACPPSFLPPTLLPAHPPACLPNLLPAHTPACLPNLLPAYPPACLPAHRPFCRLPSYLPTLLPACPTSCLPTLLPACPTSCLPNLLPAHPPACLPNLLPAHPPACPTSCLPTLLPACSPSCLPNLLPAHPPDCLPGHSPACPPSFLPLTLLPAHPPACLPNLLPAHPPACLLTLLPAQPPVCPPSCLPTVLSAAYPTVCPPSCPPTLLSARPPARPPYCLPTLLPAHPTVCPPSCPPTLLSAHPPARPPYCLPALLPAHPTVCPPSCPPTLLVCLPTLLSARPPICPTSCLPTLRPANSAAYPPTCPPSSLSAHSLACLPTLLPACLPTLLPAHSLACLPACPLSCLPTVLSAAYPPTCPPSCLPACPTSCLPTLLPVCPTSCLPTLLHACLPTVLSAAYPPTCPPSCLPAQPPACPPSCLPAQPPACPTSCLPTLLPACPTSCLPTLLPACPLSCLPTLLPACLPAHSLACPPSFLPPTLLPAHPPACLPNLLPAHTPACLPNLLPAYPPACLPAHRPFCRLPSYLPTLLPACPTSCLPTLLPACPTSCLPNLLPAHPPACLPNLLPAHPPACPTSCLPTLLPACSPSCLPNLLPAHPPDCLPAHSPACPPSFLPLTLLPAHPPACLPNLLPAHPPACLLTLLPAQPPVCPPSCLPTVLSAAYPTVCPPSCPPTLLSARPPARPPYCLPTLLPAHPTVCPPSCPPTLLSAHPPARPPYCLPALLPAHPTVCPPSCPPTLLSARPPACSPIDGG; encoded by the exons atgcctgcctgcccACCGTCCTTTCTGCCGCCTACCCTCCTACCTGCCcaccctcctgcctgcctgcccaaccTCCTGCCTGCCcaccctcctgcctgcctgcccaaccTCCTGCCTGCCcaccctcctgcctgcctgcccactcTCTTGCCTGCCCACtctcttgcctgcctgcctgcccactcTCTTGCCTGCCCACCGTCCTTTCTGCCGCCTACCCTCCTACCTGCCcaccctcctgcctgcctgcccaaccTCCTGCCTGCCCACACTCCTGCCTGTCTGCCCAACCTCCTGCCTGCCTACCCtcctgcatgcctgcctgcccACCGTCCTTTCTGCCGCCTACCCTCCTACCTGCCcaccctcctgcctgcctgcccaaccTCCTGCCTGCCcaccctcctgcctgcctgcccaaccTCCTGCCTGCCCAACCTCCTGCCTGCCcaccctcctgcctgcctgcccaaccTCCTGCCTGCCCACCCACCTGCCTGCCCAACCTCCTGCCTGCCcaccctcctgcctgcctgctcaCCCTCCTGCCTGCCCAACCTCCTGCCTGCCCACCCTCCTGACTGCCTGCCTGGCCACTCTCCTGCCTGCCCACCGTCCTTTCTGCCGCTTACCCTCCTACCTGCCcaccctcctgcctgcctgcccaaccTCCTGCCTGCCcaccctcctgcctgcctgctcaCCCTCCTGCCTGCCCAACCTCCTGTCTGCCCGCCCTCCTGCCTGCCCACCGTCCTTTCTGCCGCTTACCCTACTGTCTGCCCACCCTCCTGCCCGCCCACCCTACTGTCTGCCCGCCCTCCTGCCCGCCCACCCTACTGTCTGCCCACCCTCCTGCCCGCCCACCCTACTGTCTGCCCACCCTCCTGCCCGCCCACCCTACTGTCTGCCCACCCTCCTGCCCGCCCACCCTACTGTCTGCCCGCCCTCCTGCCCGCCCACCCTACTGTCTGCCCACCCTCCTGCCCGCCCACCCTACT GGTTTGTCTCCCCACCCTCCTATCTGCCCGCCCTCCTATCTGCCCAACCTCCTGCCTCCCCACCCTCCGGCCTGCTAACTCTGCCGCCTACCCTCCTACCTGCCCACCCTCCAGCCTGTCTGCCCACTCTCTTGCCTGCCTGCCCACtctcttgcctgcctgcctgcccactcTCTTGCCTGCCCACtctcttgcctgcctgcctgcctgcccactcTCTTGCCTGCCCACCGTCCTTTCTGCCGCCTACCCTCCTACCTGCCcaccctcctgcctgcctgcctgcccaaccTCCTGCCTGCCCACACTCCTGCCTGTCTGCCCAACCTCCTGCCTGCCTACCCtcctgcatgcctgcctgcccACCGTCCTTTCTGCCGCCTACCCTCCTACCTGCCcaccctcctgcctgcctgcccaaccTCCTGCCTGCCcaccctcctgcctgcctgcccaaccTCCTGCCTGCCCAACCTCCTGCCTGCCcaccctcctgcctgcctgcccaaccTCCTGCCTGCCcaccctcctgcctgcctgcccactcTCTTGCCTGCCCACtctcttgcctgcctgcctgcctgcccactcTCTTGCCTGCCCACCGTCCTTTCTGCCGCCTACCCTCCTACCTGCCcaccctcctgcctgcctgcccaaccTCCTGCCTGCCCACACTCCTGCCTGTCTGCCCAACCTCCTGCCTGCCTACCCtcctgcatgcctgcctgcccACCGTCCTTTCTGCCGCCTACCCTCCTACCTGCCcaccctcctgcctgcctgcccaaccTCCTGCCTGCCcaccctcctgcctgcctgcccaaccTCCTGCCTGCCCAACCTCCTGCCTGCCcaccctcctgcctgcctgcccaaccTCCTGCCTGCCCACCCACCTGCCTGCCCAACCTCCTGCCTGCCcaccctcctgcctgcctgctcaCCCTCCTGCCTGCCCAACCTCCTGCCTGCCCACCctcctgactgcctgcctgcccactCTCCTGCCTGCCCACCGTCCTTTCTGCCGCTTACCCTCCTACCTGCCcaccctcctgcctgcctgcccaaccTCCTGCCTGCCcaccctcctgcctgcctgctcaCCCTCCTGCCTGCCCAACCTCCTGTCTGCCCGCCCTCCTGCCTGCCCACCGTCCTTTCTGCCGCTTACCCTACTGTCTGCCCACCCTCCTGCCCGCCCACCCTACTGTCTGCCCGCCCTCCTGCCCGCCCACCCTACTGTCTGCCCACCCTCCTGCCCGCCCACCCTACTGTCTGCCCACCCTCCTGCCCGCCCACCCTACTGTCTGCCCACCCTCCTGCCCGCCCACCCTACTGTCTGCCCGCCCTCCTGCCCGCCCACCCTACTGTCTGCCCACCCTCCTGCCCGCCCACCCTACTGTCTGCCCGCCCTCCTGCCTGCTCACCT ATCGATGGCGGTTGA